Within Larus michahellis chromosome 5, bLarMic1.1, whole genome shotgun sequence, the genomic segment GGAAGGAAAAACAGCTCCGCTGTAAAGCGTATAGCATATACATTAGCTTAACAGAGATCAGCCAGTGACTGTACCATCAGTCTAATGGTTGCAATAATGCCCAAGATGAGTCTCTAGGTTGTAAAACACGGGCTGCAGGTaagttttcagcaaaaaaaaaacctacaatccCCAAGTTGGAGTTAAGCAACCAACACATTTTCATTTCCGTACAAGTGAAAATTGCATTGCTGACAGTTCGTTCCTtgcactgttttttccccattttagtTTTCCTCATCCACTTTTTCATAGGGCAAAGTCAATGGTattcttgttgggttttttcctgtacCTATCGAGATGTTGTACAGTCACAGCAGCGCTGAAACGGTAACTTACTTTTTTAGTAGATAGGGTATTAGTGGTAGCGTAGCCGGATTGAAGTGCTCCTCCATATTTCTTAAAGAGGTAAGCTCACCGCTAGCGTTACAAACCAGCAAGGCATGAACACACACTGCAAAggccacagaaaaataaaatcaggaaaaaaggaagtgaGCCAAAATTTCAAAACGTCTAGATAAGCTAATTACAAAATGCCAAAAAGACTAATTAGCCTCCTCAGCAGAAAGCAAGTTACCCAGTTACCACGTCTGATTGAGTACTAGAGATGAGTAAAGACTATTAGCCCTTCTTTTCAAGGTGCATTACTTGGAAGTATTTGCGATTCCAACATTAGGAACGTTCTGGGAAGGAAGCTTAGATGAAAATCCttactcattttaaaaacactcGAGGTATTAGGTTGCTTTGGAATTCAGGAGGTGAATTTTTTAAGTAAACCATCTGTATCACAACAGCTAAGCAGGTGTTTTCTTACAAGAGAAGAGACAGGAACATGAGAACACCCGCAACGGGCCAGACCCAAATCCCATCTAGCCTGTTTCCAAAGCGTACAAGAGGGGATGCCTAGGGGAGAACACGTATTCGATTATATTTTTCTGAATGCGCTGCCAGTTTCCCTATGGTTGTTTCCCCCCAGTTGTGAATTACTTGGTGTGCAACTTACTGTTGGATCGCCAGTTTGAGGGGCAGTAGCCTTTCAATGGTAGTAATTCTACTTCACTGTTGGAGGACGGTCCAAAGAAAGCACTACTTGCAATGAAAGTATCCAGGGCGTCAAAGGTCAGCGTCTTCGAAACAACCCAAATATCATCTGTCAAAAGAATACAGAGCTCTCGtttccttttaaaggaaacaaagccGGACAGAATAGCCCAGCATTTACTATGCCGCAAATTAAACCACCGCTAATGGCAAAGCAGGGGGTATTAGAAAGTCCTAAGTAAGTGTTAGTTCAgttcaaaaagaaagaataaataatttgcaGTTCTTCTAGTATCTATTTTCTGAAATGGATGGTGACTGTCAGGTTCTCTCCTGGTGCAGTTAGCATTTGGGAAATCTGAAGTACTATCAATTTTGAGAATATATGGAACAAATCACTGAAGAATACCACAAATCTAGTTAAGCACTCTTTCGCCGAAGAACAGCAAACTGCTGAAATAAACAgacatttttcccttccctttcaaaACCAACACATGCTGGAGCCTTTAAGTGTTCTGTTTTATTTGGCATGCCTGATGAGACAAAAGCTCACTACGCTATTCCTACACCAGGTATGGCCGAGCACAGCCAGGGAGATTTCAAAGTTCGGAGCAATAATGGTGTAGCAGAAATGATTAAAAACTTGCCAAGCACAAGTTTTGCCTATGCCCAGCTTCAGAATTTAAAGTTACAAAACCCTGATTTGTCAACAACATTTCAGAGTCTGTGCATAAAGTGCGCACAGACACGCTTGTTTCTGCCTAATTTCCTTTATATCGCTTTCAACAGCAAATTGAACAAACTGTGAAGACAGGGGTATCGATTCCAGAGTTACTGAAGTGAACTACCAAGACTTTAGATTACAAATTAAATCTTCAGAAGGCACAACGTGACACGGACAATTCTTTCGATGCTGAAGATTTGGTTACCTTTGCTATAGAGAGAATAATGCTCCTTTCTGCTCAGTTTGAGGTATAATTTGGTTTTGGAATCGGCATCAAATCTGGCAGGCGTATTCATAGACTTCTTGAACTTGCTACACCGCTGCGTCTGCATTTCAAAGGCTTTCCTGTTAAATTGTAAATTTGAGGAAAAGTATGTAAACAACCGGCACATTTTGGATTCACCGCCAAAAATAAGAAAGCTCCCCAGACTGGACCAAATTATACAGCACAAATCTTGGTCGTTGCTCATCATCTTACATGACtaagttttaaatacatttgtctCCACTGCAAAATACTTCTCATATTCAGCCATAATCAAGTTGTTTCCCCTACGGTTGAGCAGCACAGAACAGCCTTCGATAGAACTTCTACCATTAAAATTAGAATCACTACGAGAATAAACCTAGTTCTCTTATGAAAGATTAAATGAACAGTAATTCAAACACAACGATCATAAGGGATTTCATTAAGCAATCGATCAAGTCGCTAGTAAGCGCTTTTGACTCTTGCTGAAAAGAGCGTGGACCTAAAGTGTCAATCCTGTGACTATTATTCCTTCACTAATTTGGCTTTTACATTTCTACATAGAACTGGAGCCTCTTTCAAGGCGGTGAAAGTGGCTGTTAAATGCTACCGGAATATTCGTAAATCCTGCCCTTCACCTAGCACCTGTGAGAAGCGGCGAGCATTGCCGAATACCTCACCAAAAGCTGGCATCCCTCATAGAGAGAAATCTTTTGACTTCTGAGGTACGTCCCGATACTTTTTACATCACGAAGCACTACACTAGGTCTGGATTTTATCTGCGCGGGGTTCACGTCTTCTATCCACTTGAAAAACGAACACCGCTCGGCTTTTGGGGCATCACAGGCATAAAACAAACGACCCtaggaaaggagaaggggggaaaagacCATCAGCACATTAAAACGAACAAAAAAGTGTAAAGCAGTGGCCCATAGAAATAATCAGGTAAACGCCCATGCTTTCACTGTGTTTGGCTGAAAAGCCAAAAGTCCGCGTTCCCGGACCTCTCGGCTTCTGAACCCGGTGTGTGTACTCGCACCTTACAGAAATCCCACGTGACCcagaaaattataaaaacagGTCTCTTGGCTGCTTCTCTATGGAGAGAGCTATTGCTTCAACAATTCCGGACACTAGTGGGTACTACAACTAATCTTAAAAGTCATCTCTATGAAACCACTTCAACCTCCAACTGTAAATCATGCAGAATCGCCCTGTAATTGTTCACACAACTGGGTCTATACACCAAACAAACATCCCTGACCGTCAACAACCAAGGAATAAAACAGCACCTTGTTTTGACCTTCTTTTTTAACCGTAACAAGCTTCGCAGGACGCATGTGATTGCAGAGCGGAACGCAGCTTTCCTTGCTCTCACTCGGCCCATCTTTCAGCGAAGTGTAAAATGATATATCCACTTTTGAAAGAGCATCGTGCAATCTTTGTGACAACTCAAACAGCATTATGTTTAATTGCTCTggacataaaaaggaaaataagattaaCGAGCACAGCCTTAAAGTGTTTACGCAAGTACACAACATCCGGAGAAACacattttcctctgaaactttCAACCCCAAATCTAAATCAAAATGCTTAAGCCGAGTCCTAGAAGAAATCACGTGTCCTGCAAAATTCACATATTGCATATGCAGTGAATTTGTTTTAACTGCTTTAGTTTAATTCAAATCCCGTTTAAGTATATGACTCCAAAACAGTAAGTAACTGTCCAAACAGTAAGTaactgtatgtaaaaaaaaaccccaacaacaatgTAACAAAGCTTTAAATGGGAATGTAAGGTCTGGTAAAGTCTGCCGGGTTTTCTGTTTGGCTGCGTAAGTGTATCGgtcttttgctttgtctttgcaaTTTGGGGTATAGATTGCATATGTTTGAGCACATATATTCGAACTCAAACGCACACAGCTGTTCCAACAGATGATGCTGACGATCTCTCCCCCTCTCACCCTGCTTTTGAAGCCTCAGAAATACACTGTTTAAAAACGGCGGCATTTTACACGGCCTGGCATTAAACGTACCTGTCAGAGCAGCTTTAAAAACCTGTTTGTAGTGAACATGAGACGGAAAGACAATTGGTATGGAAATCTTCCTTTTAGGAAGATTAGCATATTTTACTTTATCCACATTAGGAAAAGACAACTCGGAAATTGTtatgtcctaaaaaaaaaaccacagaagaatAAATCACTGAAGCTCAAAAAACTCTGGATGAAACAGATTTTGATAGACGGCTACTGCACAGAAATGCCAAAAcctatcattttttttcctttcatatattGTGCCCTCATTAATAAGTacaattaaacagaaataattcaggATCTCAGTCCGCAACCAGAAGTTTCAAGACGACAACTGGCAACGAAGAATCAGTTTTCTAACAGCAAAATACAAATCCCCGTCACCACAAGTGGCTGCAGACTTAACCGTATGTACAGGAGCGTGTATTCAATAGAACCACCAACAGGAATAAAACGAAGTACACCCGGAGCTACAGCATGGAGAGCGTGGACTGCCCTTTTGGATGTACCATCAAGTTCCAGTTTGCCCTTTGACAAACAGCCCGCGTTACTAACAACCCAGGTAATGCTTGCAAAGGCTTTGGAGTAAATGATGTAATTCAGATTCACGTTCTCAGCCCCGGACACGGGGACGGGGCACGCAAAACCTCATTTTCGACACcatttctgcacagaaataaatcCAACAGATGAAACCGTAACAAAGGTAGCACAGAGAAGGACGAATCAGACTAGGGAGCTCTGGGAAAAGTGCGCGTACCACAAGCTATCCCTGCGCCTGCCATCCCAGCTAGTCCCGAGTACCTTCTTCCACCTACCTACGCTGTGGTGGGCATCATGATGACAGCTCTCTTCATAAGCTTATTAAGATCTGatatagatggattttttttttaatatatctacACACACAGTGTATACCAGTGTGTATATGAAATATACTTGTTATTTCCACACCTGTTTCACATGAATTTTACTGTACAAACACTTTTAAAGAACTAGAAAACAGAGCACTctacatttgcattaaaaaaaaaaggaaaaatctaacATTTTCACTAACTTCCAAACATAACCACTGAACAACTTCTGAAACCTGACttgtggttggtttgggtttttttttcccccccccactttgACTCCGTTTAAGACAGCCTACTGGTCACAAACAGCTGTGCTAATTTTTAGGTCCTCATTCAATGCCAAATTATTTTCCACAATCAGAAATGAAGaagtttaaaatactttaaaatcagAGACTAAGCTTTGAAGCAAGATATGAGGGCTCGTGAAAACGATGCCAATTCCACAATTAAGAAAAACGCTCCTTAAACACATTCTTACTAATTATAGATGACAAAACGACCGAACAGCTTTTACTTCGTCTTCCTGCCATCAACATTCCTATTTAAACCTGGCAGCGTGCGCGCCAAGGAATTACCTTTAAAAAAGGATTGGTCACAGCACTGAGAAAAGTGTATTagcagctgctgttctgcagcgGAGACTCTTGTGTTAATACATTTGTAGAAACGTTTCACCCAATCATACTGATAATATCCTGCAGGAAATCTGATAAATGCAGTCACTTTGTCCAAAAAAAAGCCGTGTTTCTGTCACTTATAACTGTATGTGCTGGAACAGCTACACACCTGGCCGTCTCCTGTTACAGCGTGGCAGCTCAGATGACTCAACACCTTTTGTGTAGCTTCAGCCAAAGGTGTCTGACTTAAGTGCAGGGAAAGTAACTTCCTCTCTGAAACCAAATCTTGGCTGCGGGTGTTGGCACAGCATTTACCAAGCAGGCTCTTCGCTGTCAGCGGAGGTGCAGAGCCAGGAGCACTTTTGTCCACAGCAGCGCTCTCTCCCCTGTCACCCAGCGGCATTCCAAGGACCTTCTCAGCGCAGATGTCACCTGTCACTTCCCCATCATCGCTGTTTTGAGTTATCAAGTCACTCTGAGCACTGTTTTGGTATTTTAGCCACTTGCTTTGTCTGTATCGGGAACTCACATTAGGGAACGCTGCTTCTACGGGTTCCCTTTGTCTGTCCTCTGTATCCTCTCCAAACACAGAGGTTTCATAATTTCTGTCCTCAGGGCGAAAAGCCCTAATAGGAAATACCGCTGACTTCTGGCCTAGAGGGGCTACTGAAGAGTCAAAAGACTGCCGGAGCTTCTCGCCTTCAGGTGGATAAACCGCGTCAGGAATCTTCTCAGTGGCAGGAAAAGTAACAAATGGTGTTTTAACTGCGGGTTTCAATCTTGAGAGGTTGCGTTCCTCCGGATAGCTGGATTTCTCCTGGCCTGTAGGGCAAAAAACTCTCACGAGCAACTCGTAGCACTTGTGGATGGCACATTAACTCCAGGTgtacaaaaaaaatactaagatAAGGAAAGAATTCTAAGGTCTTCCTTTTACATCCTGTCTTCTAATTGGCAAGCTCTTCGTATCATGCCTGTGCAGTACTAAATTTCCACACGACACGAGTGATTTCAACCGCGATTGTTTCAATGCCTAAATCCCTATATTCCGAACACCTTTCTGTAGACACTCTACTTGTATAAAAAGATAACGTTTggtagaaattattaaaaaaattattgtgtttGGAAGGTCATTAATCTGATATTCTTGGTAGGTTAGCAACAGCTGCCAATTAGAAAACATACAGCTTAACATTTGCTCCTTTTTCCATAAAGAACGCCCACAAAGCCGCGTGAATTAATGTTAACCAATGTAGATAAACAGGTTTCTAGTACCCCGAGCATCTTTTTGACTAAATTCATGACCAATAAGCAATGACAGTCATTGATAGACGTCCAGTGGAAGTGGGTTAGAGGACAGCTGTATATGGAAGAAAACTGAAAGTaggtaaataaatcaaaacattaaTAGGAATTAGAAGCTTAGCTTACAGCcttcccccccctcaccccccagacTAGAagctaatttttctttataaaaattaaatcattctACTGAAGTCTTTTTCAGGAGAATACAACTGGGGGCAGGAGGCATGGAATTCAAGGCTAGATCAGCTGGTTTGGAAAAGAGTGTTTAAAGTAGTGCTTGAAGTAGTAACACACACGCCTATGAAAAGCATATGACAAACACAAATCAAGTTCTGTAGTTACACAGACACACGTCAGTGTATTTCAGCACGCAGGGTAGCCGTCTATTACAGCGCAACTCACCGTGCTTCAAAAACCCTCCGagatttttccagcaaaaatattGTAAAGTGCAATGATAAACTATAATTTCTTACTGAGAAAGAAATGCGAACGTTCTGGTTCACTTAGCAAGATCCCGCCTATCAGGGGCTCCCGGATGGCTCCAACAGATTCCTCATTTCCTGAAGCTGGAGAAATTGTAGAGTCGGGATCAAGTGTGGAAGTTGGTTCTACTGATGAAATCATCTACAGATGAAGAATTAACACGTCAAGTGaatgactggggaaaaaaaaacttgattATAGCTCTTCTGTCACTATTTTCTCATCATTCCAAACAACTGAAATGTCTCTCAGCGTTAAGATaaaacagtttcaaaaataaCGAGATACTACCACACAGGAAATAAAGACGAAGAGGTCTAGAACAGACAGTCAATTCACACCTTGTCAGGTTCCCATGGAGTCCACTGCCTTTGTCTCAAACCAGAACGTGAAGGTGAGCCTGACACTGTCCACGGTGGACCTTCAGAATACACATTCAACGCCAATGCTAGGAAAAACACGCCAAGGACAGAAGTCATGCAGAATAATTGTTCTGAGGCCTGTCACTGCCATTCTGTTTTTACTTTCACTTACGGGACAGATCCATTCTTGACTCCGTAATTACGTTAGACTTCACTTGAAGATTCTCTTCTCTGATAAAGTTGAGATCATCCTCATGAAGGCTTCTTGAGCCTGGAGACTTTACCAAAAAGGTATAAGTAAAAACTTCCCAGAAATTACACTGTTTATCCTCTACATAAATATAATCTTTGCATCAATCTTATTTCTAAGTATCTTATTTCTATATCTTATTTCTAGATATAAAGTTTTTTAGTATCTCTAGCCCCttctggaagtaaaaaaaaatatgaagcatccattttcttccagcattttaAACACCGAAATATGGACTGCATTAGAAAAAATAGTCTATATTTAACACTTCGTGTCATGTTTCTTTGCTTCCAGAAGAAACAGAATCATAATCCAAGACAAAGTTTTAACCATTGCTTTGGAACTCTAACAATTACATTTCAAACCCAGTCGAGGTGAATGCTATGCCGCTAACACCGGGAAACAATCATTACATTTTGCAAATGCACAGTCCTGTGGCAAAGATGAGTTAAAATAGATTTAACCACAAAGGACTGCATTCGGTTCTTAGGGATTTTGATGATTGTAGTATTCCAGAAATGACCTCTCTTTTATCCTCCATTTACAGGATACTGTCTTGCACTAAGGTTGCTAGGAataaccttgaaaaaaaaaaacattttacctGTTGGAAGCCAGAAAGAACATAATTACTTGAAAACAGGGGTGACAAAAAGCTCTCAGCTGCAAACTCTGGATTATCTGGGTACTGCTGCCATCCTAGCCGCGAGCAGGGAGCTCTCAACATTATCTCACTAGCTGCTGATCCCTTTACTTGGTGCCCTTGAAACGCAACAGGCTACACGATACATTGGAATTATCATTAACTGAAAGCAAGTACCATTCTGGAACTATCTACAGTCAATAAAGGTACTTTTCATACatacaacaaaaataatgttggaaactgtggaagagaaaaaaaataaatcaatgcttttctctttctttttctcgcACTCCTGCAACTCAGCAGCAATAAAGTTTTTGCACAAATCTATCAAGAGAATATTAATATTCTCATGCAGTATGTTTAGTCTTATTTTTGTATGGTAAAATTTGAGTTTAAAACTCTCAGTGGAAAACTTCCCACAGACAAATGTACTAAAGAGTGATGAGAAGCCCATTATGAGACTGGTTAAATATTTATTAGGACTTCTTGTAATATATTGCAAATAGTAAACCACTTCATTGAAATTTAAGAAACACTATTCATTATACTTCAGTTCCACAGAATTTGTACCTTTGGTTGGCAGCCAGATATTCCAGGATCTCTTTGGGCCGCCGCTACTGGTTGAATACGTGCCTCTGTTTTCTGTAATAAGTTGTCCACGCAGTTGGGCTGCATATAGAAGTATCAAAAGCTAATTAGTTTAACAATTTTATAACCATTTAAACTGAAAAACTAAGCTGTATCTTGTATTCATACAAGAGAAAGCGTTTTAGATTACAAACTTTTCACGTGGAAGCCCGAACAATCCACAATAGAGTAAGAAACTATGTTTGCTTTTCAaacaggacaggaaaaagaagaatttaatctaaaactctttctttcactttggaTGGGTTGAAGGAAAGAGATTAATAGCAGCATTGGACAAAAATACCAACGCGAAGCATCAGACACAAACAGATTTGCCAGTATATTTCAACCCAAGTGATGAAACTCTTAGGAAAGCCACACATTCAAAAACcgatagtaaaagaaaaaatagatggTAAAAGAAGATGGGGTAGGGAAGGAGGGGATGTACCAGAGATGCGATACTAAACCTAACTAAATATTACAATTTGCATTAAGTTTCTGTCATGTATTTTGCCTCCTGAACATTTATTAGCAACAGTCTACAAGAGGACATCTTCTATCAGCTTCTTAGTCAATGCCTCTAATCAATCTCTAGCTCAGGCTCCATAGTTTCATAGACCAGGAATTTTATTCAAGAAGCCTGGTGGAAAATGAATTTATCTTGGACAGATAGATACATACAGTCAAAAATCGGTTACCATAAGGCCAGAAGAATCAAAGTAGGAACAGGAAGATGCCTGTGCACTTTCTGAGTAAGGCATTTCTGTAAACTCTTTTATAGCTACAAGAGATTGAAAAGCATAATAAGTTACTGTTAGAGTAttatttttacatgaaaacatCTGAATACTTACTGGCTCGCAAACCTTACCCATGCAAATAATTGCACATTTAGGATTTAACTAAACTACAGCAGACAGACATAGACCCGGAGCCCGCATTGTCGCtttgaacactaaaaaaaaattgcatgagGGAGCCTTCGTAACACATCGCTCCAAAAGTATGATTTCTGGATATGAATTGTCCAGCAGCAGAGATAAGAGGACAGGAGTCAAATAGGTCCAGTCATAGAGAATTCACTTTAAAATAGAAGCTGACCTAACCTTCGTCCTTCACAAGGGGCCCAAACATCTCTTTAGAAGTCTCTGCCTCACGTAAAACGCTAttattttcctccatcttttgTAAGCTTTCTAATGCTGTGCTATGTTGAGTCAAAGCTCTTACAAGAGCGATATTGTTTACCAAGTCGGAAAGAGATGATGAATTTTCAGCCATTGCCCTGCCTTTCAGGCAATCCATTCCTATTCCTTCACCTTGGCGGGCTTCATGAAAGGCATTTACCGTCTCCATATTTTCAGACTCGGTTTCACCTATCGCCGTTCGCTCTGGAGATGAATGGTCTTTTCCAAATGGATAGGCAGAACTCATGGAAATTAGAGTATCTTCCTTACATGAAACGCCAAATGCCGTTTCATGGTCTTCTGCGCTATATCGGAATGAGCCATAGCTAGGATCTGATTTTTGTGACAAAGCCAGCAAAGGACTACCCGGTTTAATATCATCACTCTTAGTACCCCAGAAGTGTTCTACATCAGCACCTGGGGATTTCATGCGTCCAAGCTGTATAACATCATCTTCAGTCATTTTGGTAGAAATATATGAAATACTTTCCGTTTTCTCAGACATAGTGGTTTTAGGGTGACATTCAGTAACATTTGTGTCACCAGGCAAAGGATCAGAGGGCTTGCTTTTTATCCACACTGTGTCTTTAACGGCATGTGCTGCACAGCCAAGAAGATCCTTCTTATTGTTGGCGGCTTCGGTACTCGATTGACTTTCATTAATCTCTTTTACATTGTGTCCATCACTCAGAAGCTCCGCTTCAGATCTGGTCTGCTTTGCGGAGCCTCCTGCAATTCTCCCTGCATCTCCAACACCGGTGTGACAACGCTGAGACGGTATCCCCTCGGCGCAGTGGCTTCCATCCTTCTCTCCGTCAAATGTTGACCATTTGACTTCTTCGTTTTTACTGTGCGTCACCACTTCACAGCGAGAGCGAAGTCTCAGCGCAGCATTTTGCGCGACATCTTCTCCCTTTAAGCAATCCGGACTTGGCGAAAGCACATCTCCTTCAGTGAGCTTATTCACATCTCTTTCACACAGGGCTTCATTGTCAGCATCATTAAAATCAAAAGCCTCCATTAGATTAAAGTTAACCTCCATCACCTGTTCATCTGGACCACATTCTTTGTCATGCATACGTAATTCCTCCTTCACCATTCCAGTGTCAGTCAGTGTTACACCCACAGAGAGCTCCAGGTCACCGGGCACTCTTTCCGGGCTTTGCCTTGGCTGAAGCTCACTTTGCAACTTCACTGATGAATTTTCATTCACATCGTTAGTCACTAAATGCTCCCTGTACCTAAAGAGATTTCTTTCGGTTGTGATCGGACCGACTGAACGCGAAACATCACCTGAAGATGGGACAAACTGACTGTCACTCATTCTACTTAGGGTGGACTCAGGCGGGAAGAAACTCTTTGTATTGCAGGGATCTTGTAAGTCCTGACttaaattatttgcctttttgacACATGTCTGTCCTGCGACTTCTTTATCACAAGGTTGCTCAGCTGAATTTAGAAACATTTCAGCATTCCATTCCTTTTTATCATTTACAGTTTCCTTCACAGGAGAAAAGTGCGTAATATTTTGCACGCGTCTTTCGGCAGGGTTGCCTGAAAAAGCAGGTAGGATGGTGCTGGTTTGGTTATATAAACTACCTGCGTTTTCTGATGCCTGAAACCTAGAAAGACATTCTGTGACTTCAGACGTCGTTTGCTCTCTGCATCCTCGTGTTGGTTTGGACTTCAGAAGAGCTATTATCTGTGCAGTGCTCCTGATGTTGTGTGACACTGCCCCGGGACCAGCTGTCTGACTACAAGACATGGCGTGCCCGGTAATTAAAGGAGATTCTGGCTTCACAGTCGACCGATCAGCGTTTCGCTTCTCTGTCTCCTCATATCTGTCAAGAAACGGAGCTGAAAGCAGCGAGGAGAGGGACGTGCGTTCTCTATCATTATCCGTACACGCATCTTCACAAACGTCCACAGATAGATTTGTTCCTGCATCCTTCTTGCAAATCGTAGAAAATAATGGAGAGGTGATATAAAACTTGGATGGAAAAGCACCCTGACACTGCTTAGATAAGGGCAATGTTGTTGGGTTTTCTCCATCTCCCATTGttggtattttcttttcaacCTGGCGCGGCCCTTGGAAACCCTAGGAGAGAAGTCTTAAATTAATTATACTCAGAGATCAACTTCACATTTTGCAACAGAACATTGAAAACAAGGCACACCCCATAACATAGATCCTAATCAAGTAGCACATGACAATTCCACAGGTGTATAGAAATAATCTCAGGCCTTTGCaattttcactgcagttttaGCACTAGCAATCCTGCTACACCAAACAGATTTAGTAAACTCAAAAAAATAGCTACTGGTAACACGTTCTGCCTTAGAGTTGCAAAAAAACTAGTAAGACATCATCTATATATTTACTGCTCATTAAAAGATGTGCCCTTTGAGTTTTAAAATGCACGTTAGCATCAGGCGtaacttttgaaaagaaagaccTACTGTAAACTTCCTTTTCAAGCCAACAGAGAGATGTCTTGGAGGCAGAACACTGGGCTTTACACCATTTCTGTCCATTGCCGGAGTTTCTGTGTTCCGCGGCTGATCTTCAGCAGATTTTTCACTCGCTTTCACTGCTTCAACTGTGATCAAATATCGTTCACTTTCTAAATTATCTCCAGCATTCACctagaaaagagaaagcagcagtgtGTAGATAATAGTGCTATAAAAGAAACAGTAAGTCTTCTAAATAAATATTGTCTTCTAAATACTTAAGATGTAGAAATTTCAGATATCTACACCCGGTAAATCACAGCTGCCGTATAAATACTTAGATTAAAATAGACGTATACTACCACGCATTAGCACTTAGCCTCAAATTGTGTTTATCTAATACTTCACTGCGATACACTGCTTTTACCgataagaaataaaattctataaGTGCTCTACATTGGTTCTGCAAAAAGAGACTTATCAATAAATAGCAGCTGTTTTCAATTTGGATCATTTGCATTGCAGCAGACTTTCATTGCCACATTAAGATAAAGTACTCCCTtcattaacacacacacactagTTTTAAATGCTTCCTGAAGAACAAACCACTAACTACCataaatttaagaataaaaaaccCTCCCGAAAAAATATACCtgagattttataaaaatactcTCCAAGCATTGTCCTTTATCATCAAACAAGATAgcctgcaatgaaaaaaaacagaattttaaataccTCATTTTATTTCACAGATAACAAGATTGCTACTGAcagtccagcagcagcagaagataTTAAGCCATACGGTATTAAATCTGAATTGTTCACCTTATTCCCGCCAGTTCTAATCCTCAGAATTCCATCTTGCCATGtctttgattttttcattttttggtgaGTGTATAA encodes:
- the ZGRF1 gene encoding 5'-3' DNA helicase ZGRF1 isoform X2, whose translation is MASQDFTVLYTHQKMKKSKTWQDGILRIRTGGNKAILFDDKGQCLESIFIKSQVNAGDNLESERYLITVEAVKASEKSAEDQPRNTETPAMDRNGVKPSVLPPRHLSVGLKRKFTGFQGPRQVEKKIPTMGDGENPTTLPLSKQCQGAFPSKFYITSPLFSTICKKDAGTNLSVDVCEDACTDNDRERTSLSSLLSAPFLDRYEETEKRNADRSTVKPESPLITGHAMSCSQTAGPGAVSHNIRSTAQIIALLKSKPTRGCREQTTSEVTECLSRFQASENAGSLYNQTSTILPAFSGNPAERRVQNITHFSPVKETVNDKKEWNAEMFLNSAEQPCDKEVAGQTCVKKANNLSQDLQDPCNTKSFFPPESTLSRMSDSQFVPSSGDVSRSVGPITTERNLFRYREHLVTNDVNENSSVKLQSELQPRQSPERVPGDLELSVGVTLTDTGMVKEELRMHDKECGPDEQVMEVNFNLMEAFDFNDADNEALCERDVNKLTEGDVLSPSPDCLKGEDVAQNAALRLRSRCEVVTHSKNEEVKWSTFDGEKDGSHCAEGIPSQRCHTGVGDAGRIAGGSAKQTRSEAELLSDGHNVKEINESQSSTEAANNKKDLLGCAAHAVKDTVWIKSKPSDPLPGDTNVTECHPKTTMSEKTESISYISTKMTEDDVIQLGRMKSPGADVEHFWGTKSDDIKPGSPLLALSQKSDPSYGSFRYSAEDHETAFGVSCKEDTLISMSSAYPFGKDHSSPERTAIGETESENMETVNAFHEARQGEGIGMDCLKGRAMAENSSSLSDLVNNIALVRALTQHSTALESLQKMEENNSVLREAETSKEMFGPLVKDEAIKEFTEMPYSESAQASSCSYFDSSGLMPNCVDNLLQKTEARIQPVAAAQRDPGISGCQPKSPGSRSLHEDDLNFIREENLQVKSNVITESRMDLSPLALNVYSEGPPWTVSGSPSRSGLRQRQWTPWEPDKMISSVEPTSTLDPDSTISPASGNEESVGAIREPLIGGILLSEPERSHFFLSQEKSSYPEERNLSRLKPAVKTPFVTFPATEKIPDAVYPPEGEKLRQSFDSSVAPLGQKSAVFPIRAFRPEDRNYETSVFGEDTEDRQREPVEAAFPNVSSRYRQSKWLKYQNSAQSDLITQNSDDGEVTGDICAEKVLGMPLGDRGESAAVDKSAPGSAPPLTAKSLLGKCCANTRSQDLVSERKLLSLHLSQTPLAEATQKVLSHLSCHAVTGDGQDITISELSFPNVDKVKYANLPKRKISIPIVFPSHVHYKQVFKAALTEQLNIMLFELSQRLHDALSKVDISFYTSLKDGPSESKESCVPLCNHMRPAKLVTVKKEGQNKGRLFYACDAPKAERCSFFKWIEDVNPAQIKSRPSVVLRDVKSIGTYLRSQKISLYEGCQLLVRKAFEMQTQRCSKFKKSMNTPARFDADSKTKLYLKLSRKEHYSLYSKDDIWVVSKTLTFDALDTFIASSAFFGPSSNSEVELLPLKGYCPSNWRSNMCVHALLVCNASGELTSLRNMEEHFNPATLPLIPYLLKKNFDAENATRRVNRRKFIPPAVSLKHAMMHGPVSAEVAMGLAKKMIQTFSLNPDQATSLVQIAQMMTSCDNTKPVEERQIFPITIIRGVFGAGKSYLLSVVILFLVQLFESSEATEGPRPTPWKLLIASSTNVAVDRILLGLLDLGFEDFIRVGSIRKITKAILPYSLHAGSGNENEQLKELLALMKEDLTPVEKIYVRKSIEQHKLGTNKTILQQVKVIGVTCAACPFPCLNALKFPVVMLDECSQMTEPASLLPIARFQCEKLVLVGDPKQLPPTIQGSESVHEKGLEQTLFDRLCLMGHKPILLRTQYRCHPAISAIANELFYEGHLIDGVSEKDRSPLLDWLPTLCFYSVNGEEQIERDNSFYNMAEVHFTVKLLQALMASGIEGSAVGVITLYKSQMCKEESTRSENQP